The following proteins are co-located in the Candidatus Kapaibacterium thiocyanatum genome:
- a CDS encoding isoprenoid biosynthesis protein ElbB: MTIGILLSGCGVYDGAEIQESVFTMLAIGQRGGTSLCLAPDVRQHHVIDHRTGNEMPEQRNVLTEAARIARGDIRNVADITIDEIDALVIPGGFGDAKNLTSWAFDGPDGTILPAVKNLIVSMVHAGKPVVGLCMGPTVIAKALEGSGVKPHLTVGTTEEASPYDIAEVNAGMEKLDARTHMNSVHEVTIDAGNNIITAPCYMMEASIVDVHDNVQQAIGALFAMLTPDPLHV; the protein is encoded by the coding sequence ATGACCATCGGCATACTTCTCTCAGGCTGCGGCGTCTACGACGGCGCGGAAATCCAGGAATCGGTCTTCACCATGCTGGCCATCGGTCAACGTGGAGGGACATCGTTGTGCTTGGCTCCGGACGTACGACAGCATCACGTCATCGACCATCGTACCGGCAACGAAATGCCGGAGCAGCGTAATGTCCTCACGGAGGCGGCGCGCATCGCCCGCGGCGACATCCGGAACGTTGCCGATATCACGATCGACGAGATCGATGCGCTCGTCATTCCCGGTGGATTCGGCGATGCGAAGAATCTCACCTCATGGGCCTTCGATGGTCCCGATGGGACGATCCTGCCTGCCGTGAAGAACCTCATCGTCTCCATGGTCCACGCAGGAAAACCGGTCGTCGGTCTCTGCATGGGACCTACCGTCATCGCGAAAGCTCTCGAAGGATCCGGCGTCAAGCCGCATCTGACCGTCGGAACGACGGAAGAGGCTTCGCCCTACGATATCGCCGAGGTCAACGCAGGCATGGAGAAACTTGATGCACGAACGCATATGAATTCCGTCCATGAAGTCACGATCGATGCCGGCAACAACATCATCACGGCACCGTGCTACATGATGGAAGCGTCCATCGTCGACGTCCACGACAACGTCCAGCAAGCCATCGGAGCCCTCTTCGCCATGCTGACGCCGGATCCTCTTCATGTCTGA
- a CDS encoding methionyl-tRNA formyltransferase yields MSSIIFMGTPEFAVPALQALHTGFGVRAVVTIPDKARGRGLNVQPSEVKRAALDLGIDTILQPASLKDPAFAETLAALEPDILCVIAFRILPRTIYTMARLGAFNVHASLLPRYRGAAPINHAIINGDRESGVTSFLLNDVVDTGNILLQERCDVPDGMTAGELYARLMPLAADCAVQTVRMLLDGTTAPILQLESLASPAPKVFRETSRIDWTKQRHDVRNFIHGLSPVPCAWTHWNGEVLKIYHAAPADETCPMGTFRMTPYGLLAGCADGALLLSEIQTPGKKRMQTTDMLRGYRGPVEGTFA; encoded by the coding sequence ATGTCCTCGATCATCTTCATGGGAACGCCTGAATTCGCCGTACCCGCACTGCAGGCCCTGCATACCGGATTCGGTGTCCGCGCAGTCGTCACCATTCCCGACAAGGCACGAGGACGCGGACTCAACGTACAGCCGTCCGAGGTCAAGCGGGCAGCCCTGGATCTCGGCATCGACACGATTCTTCAGCCCGCGTCGCTGAAGGACCCCGCCTTCGCCGAGACACTGGCCGCCCTCGAACCCGATATCCTGTGCGTGATCGCATTCCGTATCCTTCCCCGCACCATCTATACGATGGCCCGCCTCGGCGCCTTCAACGTCCATGCCTCCCTTCTGCCCCGTTACCGTGGTGCGGCACCGATCAATCATGCCATCATCAACGGCGACCGGGAATCGGGTGTTACCAGCTTTTTACTCAACGACGTCGTGGATACCGGCAACATCCTCCTGCAGGAACGCTGCGACGTTCCCGACGGCATGACGGCAGGCGAGCTCTATGCCCGTCTGATGCCGCTGGCCGCGGACTGTGCCGTACAGACCGTGCGGATGCTCCTGGACGGCACGACGGCTCCCATCCTGCAACTGGAATCGCTGGCCTCGCCAGCGCCGAAGGTATTCCGCGAGACGAGCCGGATCGACTGGACGAAACAACGGCACGATGTGCGTAACTTCATCCATGGCCTTTCGCCCGTACCATGCGCATGGACGCACTGGAACGGCGAAGTACTCAAGATCTATCACGCCGCACCCGCAGACGAAACATGTCCGATGGGAACGTTTCGCATGACGCCGTATGGCCTGCTCGCAGGATGTGCCGATGGTGCATTGCTGTTGAGCGAGATCCAGACTCCCGGCAAGAAGCGCATGCAGACGACCGACATGCTTCGTGGCTATCGCGGCCCCGTCGAAGGAACATTTGCGTGA
- a CDS encoding dihydroorotase gives MTITLRSPLDMHLHFRQDDMLRLVAPLTAGHFAGGVIMPNLLPPVNSVERLLWYTEEVRAAVAPHAFEPYMTLFFRDYTEAELAAAKPHIIGIKLYPAGATTNSEAGVQEIGKMDHVFAMMQEQDIPLLVHGETHGFVMDREREFCDVYRHLAERFPRLRITMEHITTADAVTLLDRYENLHATVTLHHLIITLDDVVGGLMNPHLFCKPIAKRPEDRDALLKAALEAHPKLMFGSDSAPHPIDKKECPGCAAGVFTAPIILPLLGELFERHHALDRLQAFVSDNAKRIYRIQPPERTIRLTNEAMTIPERYGSVVPMWAGRTIPWSVIPE, from the coding sequence ATGACCATCACCCTCCGCTCTCCGCTCGACATGCACCTGCACTTCAGGCAGGACGACATGCTCCGTCTCGTGGCTCCACTCACCGCCGGCCATTTCGCCGGTGGCGTCATCATGCCCAACCTGCTCCCGCCGGTGAACTCCGTCGAGCGCCTTCTGTGGTATACGGAGGAAGTCCGTGCAGCCGTCGCCCCGCATGCGTTCGAGCCCTACATGACGCTGTTCTTCCGCGACTATACGGAAGCCGAACTCGCTGCCGCGAAGCCGCATATCATCGGCATCAAGCTCTATCCCGCCGGTGCCACGACGAACAGCGAAGCGGGTGTCCAGGAGATCGGGAAGATGGATCACGTCTTCGCCATGATGCAGGAACAGGACATTCCCCTGCTCGTCCACGGCGAAACGCACGGCTTCGTGATGGATCGGGAACGTGAATTCTGCGACGTCTATCGTCATCTCGCGGAACGGTTCCCGCGCCTGCGGATCACGATGGAACACATCACCACCGCCGATGCCGTCACGTTGCTCGACCGGTACGAGAATCTTCATGCGACGGTAACGCTGCATCACCTCATCATCACGCTCGATGACGTCGTCGGTGGCCTCATGAATCCCCATCTGTTCTGCAAGCCTATCGCGAAGCGCCCCGAGGACCGCGACGCCTTGCTGAAAGCGGCGCTGGAGGCCCACCCGAAACTGATGTTCGGCAGCGACAGTGCGCCGCATCCTATCGACAAGAAGGAATGTCCCGGATGCGCGGCCGGCGTCTTCACCGCCCCAATCATCCTGCCCTTGCTCGGTGAGCTGTTCGAACGTCATCACGCGCTGGATCGTCTGCAGGCCTTCGTGAGCGACAATGCGAAGCGCATCTATCGTATCCAGCCTCCCGAACGCACCATACGATTGACGAACGAGGCCATGACCATTCCCGAACGTTACGGCTCCGTGGTACCGATGTGGGCCGGCAGGACGATTCCGTGGTCGGTGATACCGGAGTGA
- a CDS encoding leucine--tRNA ligase has protein sequence MSFYPFSDIERKWQQNWIDTNVYRVSDDTSRPKYYVLDMFPYPSGAGLHIGHPEGYTATDIVSRFKRMCGYNVLHPMGFDAFGLPTERYSMTTGIHPSVATEQNVGNFKRQLNLVGFDYDWSREVNTTLPSYYRWTQWMFLMIYNSWYDESAGRARHIDELPIPADIVDPLEIELYKDGKRLAFIASIPVNWCEELGTVLANEEVDEWKEKGYTVERRPMRQWMLRITAYAERLLQDLDGLEWPSSTMDMQRNWIGRSEGADVCFGVDGTDHTITVFTTRPDTIFGATYLVLAPEHPLIEYIVSENRRGEVLGYREAASFKSDLERTELNKNKTGVFTGAYAVNPASGQLIPIWIADYVLAHYGTGAIMAVPGHDGRDHEFARAFGLQIVQVVTPADGTVIDVAEAPFSDAGIGVNSMNTDVSLNGLDTAAAKAALIAWVEAQGIGARRIQYKLRDWLFSRQRYWGEPIPIMFFEDGSRRALDADELPLILPDVKNFKPAGTGESPLATVPEWIDFVDAKTGKRARFETNTMPQWAGSCWYYLRYCDPHNDATFCATDKERYWMGATGVDLYIGGSEHAVLHLLYARFWHKVLFDYGYVSTPEPFKRVFHQGLIMGEDGRKMSKSLGNVVNPDDIVAEYGADALRLYEMFLGPLEASKPWNTKGVEGISRFLNRAWRLIVTEEGTLHPSVQDVPCNKQQDFVLHSTIRKTRQDIDTLSFNTAIAQFMIFVNEFTAVDIRPRIAMEQFVLCLAPFAPHITEELWQKLGHATSVHLASFPIVDEAKLVQSEVEIVLQVNSKVRGKAVIDADADEAAMEQAALADENVQRMIDGKTIVKRIIVKGKLVNLIVA, from the coding sequence ATGTCCTTCTATCCGTTTTCCGACATCGAACGCAAGTGGCAACAGAACTGGATCGACACGAACGTCTATCGGGTATCCGACGATACGTCGCGTCCGAAGTACTACGTGCTCGACATGTTCCCCTACCCATCCGGCGCAGGCCTCCATATCGGCCATCCGGAAGGATATACGGCCACGGACATCGTGTCGCGGTTCAAGCGCATGTGCGGATACAACGTCCTGCATCCGATGGGATTCGATGCCTTCGGCCTGCCTACCGAGCGCTATTCGATGACGACGGGTATCCACCCGTCCGTCGCTACCGAACAGAACGTCGGCAACTTCAAACGCCAGTTGAATCTGGTCGGCTTCGACTACGACTGGAGCCGCGAAGTGAACACCACGCTACCGTCCTACTATCGCTGGACGCAGTGGATGTTCCTCATGATCTACAATTCATGGTACGACGAGTCAGCCGGGCGCGCACGACATATCGATGAACTGCCGATACCGGCCGACATCGTAGATCCTCTCGAGATCGAACTCTACAAGGACGGCAAGAGGCTGGCCTTCATCGCGTCGATTCCCGTGAACTGGTGCGAGGAACTCGGAACGGTACTCGCGAACGAGGAAGTCGATGAATGGAAGGAGAAGGGCTATACCGTCGAACGGCGTCCGATGCGTCAATGGATGCTGCGGATCACGGCCTACGCTGAGCGTCTGCTGCAGGACCTCGACGGGCTGGAATGGCCGTCGTCCACCATGGACATGCAGCGTAACTGGATCGGCCGCAGCGAAGGCGCCGACGTATGCTTCGGCGTCGATGGAACGGATCATACCATCACGGTCTTCACTACGCGTCCGGATACGATCTTCGGAGCCACCTACCTCGTACTGGCTCCGGAACATCCACTCATTGAATATATCGTCAGTGAGAATCGTCGCGGTGAAGTGCTCGGCTATCGCGAAGCCGCTTCGTTCAAGAGCGACCTCGAACGTACGGAACTGAACAAGAACAAGACCGGCGTCTTCACCGGTGCCTATGCCGTCAATCCGGCCAGTGGCCAGCTCATCCCAATCTGGATCGCCGACTACGTCCTGGCACATTACGGAACGGGAGCCATCATGGCCGTTCCGGGGCATGACGGGCGTGATCACGAGTTCGCACGCGCCTTCGGCCTTCAGATCGTCCAGGTTGTGACCCCTGCCGACGGCACGGTGATCGACGTTGCCGAAGCTCCGTTCTCCGATGCCGGGATCGGCGTGAATTCGATGAATACCGACGTCTCGCTGAACGGCCTCGATACGGCTGCCGCGAAGGCAGCCCTCATCGCATGGGTCGAGGCCCAAGGCATCGGCGCACGACGGATCCAGTACAAGCTTCGCGACTGGTTGTTTTCGCGTCAACGCTACTGGGGTGAGCCGATTCCCATCATGTTCTTCGAAGATGGAAGCCGCCGCGCACTCGATGCGGACGAGCTCCCGCTCATCCTGCCCGACGTGAAGAACTTCAAACCTGCTGGCACGGGCGAGTCTCCGCTGGCGACCGTACCGGAATGGATCGACTTCGTGGACGCGAAGACGGGCAAGCGTGCACGCTTCGAAACGAATACGATGCCGCAATGGGCTGGATCGTGCTGGTACTACCTCCGGTACTGCGACCCGCACAACGATGCCACCTTCTGCGCTACCGACAAGGAGCGCTACTGGATGGGCGCAACCGGCGTGGACCTCTATATCGGGGGCAGCGAACACGCAGTGCTACACCTGCTCTATGCCCGCTTCTGGCATAAGGTCCTCTTCGACTACGGCTACGTCTCGACGCCGGAGCCGTTCAAACGGGTCTTCCATCAGGGCCTCATCATGGGTGAGGACGGACGGAAGATGTCCAAGTCACTCGGCAACGTCGTCAATCCCGACGATATCGTCGCCGAATACGGAGCCGATGCACTCCGCCTCTACGAAATGTTCCTCGGACCGCTCGAAGCGTCCAAGCCGTGGAATACGAAGGGTGTGGAAGGGATTTCACGGTTCCTCAACCGCGCATGGCGACTGATCGTGACGGAGGAAGGAACCCTCCATCCGTCGGTACAGGACGTGCCGTGCAACAAACAGCAGGACTTCGTGCTGCATTCAACGATCAGGAAGACAAGGCAGGACATCGATACCCTCAGCTTCAATACCGCCATCGCCCAGTTCATGATCTTCGTGAACGAGTTCACGGCCGTGGACATACGTCCACGCATCGCCATGGAACAGTTCGTTCTCTGCCTCGCTCCCTTCGCACCGCACATCACGGAAGAACTCTGGCAGAAACTCGGTCATGCGACGTCGGTCCATCTCGCATCCTTCCCCATCGTCGACGAAGCCAAACTCGTCCAGAGTGAAGTCGAGATCGTCCTGCAGGTCAATTCGAAGGTTCGCGGCAAGGCCGTCATCGACGCCGATGCCGATGAGGCGGCAATGGAACAGGCTGCACTGGCTGACGAGAACGTGCAACGCATGATCGATGGCAAGACGATCGTGAAGCGCATCATCGTGAAGGGCAAACTCGTCAACCTCATCGTTGCCTGA